The Fulvivirga maritima genome segment TATCATCATCTCCGCTGTAATGCCCTGCGCGCCACCCAGAACAAGTACTACTGATTCACTGTCAAGCGTAACCTCGGGGGCAGTGCCGCTGGCCAATTCTGTAGGCACCAACTCATAAGTCTGACGTTGATTGCCTTTGTAGAATACTTCTATGTGGTTGTCTTGTAAGAAAAGCTCATGAAGCATAATGTTGGCTATATCATTGTCTGGTAGCGGATTCTCCAGGTTAATAGTACGACAGTGTGTATGGGGCAACTCTTTGTTAAGACTTTTTAAGAAGCCTGAGTAGCCCTGAAAGTTCCTTAGCATACTGATGTCTTTAGACATTTTGAAGTGTGCTTTCAGATCAGAGATCACATAAATCCATTGTGCTTTTTGTGGATCTAACCGCTTGATTAATGACACAAAGTCGATGATCTGAGGCCGCTTGGAAGATTCGAAAATATCCAAAAGGATGAGTCCGTCATATCCTTTTAAGTCAGTGACTTCAGAGACTATGTCTACTTGTGCTCCGCTATTTTCTAGAAGTGATTTAGCAGATTCAGCTATTTTTCCTCCATCATTGGTAATGGCAAACTTTTTATTTTGAATAATCGATTGATTGCTGTCAATGTCCTTAGAGTTGGTTAGTTTGAACATGAGTCGAACCAATCGTTCTTTCAGCCCAGTTTTTTTAGGGATATCTGCAGCAGGAGTTATACCATTTGTTGCTGCAGTTGTGGTAGAAGGCTCAGCTGCTGGTGCTGAGGCACTGCAAATCCAATTTACCAGACCTTGCAACGTTTTTATTGATGCCAATTCTTCTATCAGTGCTTCCTCTGACTTGCCATTGCTTTTAAAACCACCCAATTGATTTTTCAAGTCATTGATAATCTCCATTCGTTTAATAGAGTCAATGCTTAGATCGGCTTCCATATCCAGATCCATGCCCAGCATATCTTCAGGGTACCCTGTCTTTTCACTAATAATATTGGTGAGCATTTTTTTAACTTCTTCCTGGCTGGGTGCTCCACCACTGGTGCTGGCAGCAGGTGCCGCTTGTGTTGTCGCTGTAGGTGCAGAAGTAGTGGCAGCAGGTGGCTGAATTCTGTTTTCTAACCAGCTGATAAGTCCGCTTAAGGTTTTTATGGCAGAAAGTTCTTCAACCAGTTGCTCCTCAGACTTGTCTGTAGCTCCGAATCCACCGAGTTTATTCTTCAGCTCTCCGATAATCTCCATTCTTTTGATAGAGTCTATGCTCAGGTCGGCCTCAAGGTCCATTTCCAGTCCTAACATATCATCAGGATATCCCGTTTTTTCGCTTACTATTGATATTAACATGCCTTTAATGTCAATATTAGCTGTAGGGGCAGGTGCGGCTGCAGGTTGAGCTGCAGGAGTGGCTGCAGGTTGTGGAGCGTTAGCCAGGACCCAATCTACCAACCCGTTGAGTGTTTTAATGGATGCTAATTGCTCTACTACTTGTTCTTCATTTTTTCCGTTAAGGTTAAAGCCTCCCAATTTATTTTTTAACTCAGCGGTGATCTCCATTCTTTTAATAGAGTCTATGCTCAAATCTGCCTCCATATCCATATCCATGCCCAGCATGTCTTCAGGGTAGCCCGTTTTATCACTGACTATGGCCATTAAAGTGCTTTTTATGGAAGCAGCAGTTAAGGCAGGAGCTTGAGCCGGCTGTGGGGTAGAGGCCGGAATGGCTTGCTGCGTAGTGTTGGTTTTTGGCTGCTCTTGCGGTAAAGGATAATTAACAGGAGCTTTAGGAGCATGACCTAAGTAACTCAAAATAACATCTCTCTGTGCATCTACCATGGTTTTAACATTGGTGAGATAATCTTGCACTAACTTTTCAGTCTGATGATCATTAGTAGGCGTAGGAGTAAAGCTGCCATTGCTCGATAGCTTTATTTGCTTAGTGATTGGCTTGGCACCGTGCGCTGGTAATTTACCAAAAGCAGGATAAGAGTAGTGGCCGTTAACATACCACATGGTTTTTCTTTTGGCATACTGAGCAGGGTTATCCAAATCAAGTTTTTCTACATCTCTGTCATTAAATAATTTGCTTAGTTCTACTGATCTTCCGGTAGATAGATAGGCAGCGATGCTATTCAATAAATAGGCTATACCAGAACCCGCCCTTTCGGTGGTTATAATTACTTTTTCATCATCAATTATACTTTTGGTTAATGAAGTGAGTACAGATCCTGGTCCTGCTTCTATAAATATTCTAGCTCCATCTGCGTACATATTAGCTACTTGCTCGGAGAATTTCACAGGATTCACCAGGTGATCGGATAGCCTTTCTTTAATGTCCGCAGCCTCTGTAGGGTAAATAGCGGCTGTAGTGTTAGACCATACATCTACAGATGGTTTACCGAAGGCATAATCTTCTAGTACCTTGCTGTATAGGCCCTTGGCTCCGGCCAATAGAGGACTATGAAATGCACATGCCACCGGAATAAGCTTGCAACTAACGCCTTGTGCTTTTATTTTTTCAGCGAAAGCGGTAATGGTATCTGTGGCGCCTGCCAATACCTGCTGCTTAGGAGCATTCAGATTAACCGGATATACGCCTTCTTCATCTTTTAATAAATCTTCTAGCTCATCGGTTGTAATGCTTACCGCTAACATGGTACCCGGATCACCATCAATAGCATTAAGAATAGACTGTGCCCTGGTAATACTTAGGTCTACCAAATCATATTCATCTATAACTCCGGCAAAGCATAGAGCAGGTAGTTCTCCGTAACTGTGACCAGCCACCATATCAGGCATAATGCCCAGCTGCTTTAGGTAGGAAGCTATAGCATAATCTACCACACCCAGCAGTGGCTGAGCGTTACGAGTGTCTTTAATATTTTCCGTTTGTTCTTTTACAAGGTCACTATCAAAGGCCGCTGAAGGAAAAAGGATTTTTTGTAAATCAGGTCTGTCTTTAAGTAACTTCCTCATTTCGGGGAAAGCAACGAACAGATCACGAGCCATATTCACTTTTTGACTTCCCTGCCCCGGGAACATAAAGGCCACTTTACCTTCTTTAGTTTCGGTTTTGTAAATGCCTTGTTCAGAAACTCCACGACTGGTGAGTTCCAGTTTTTCCATTAGGTCATGGTAGTCATTAGCTACTATGGTAAGCTGTACAGGCTCATCATTATAGGTTGCAAGGCTATAGGCCAGGTTTTTTAATGGTGTTTTGTCATTACCTGTAAGCAGTTCTTTTACCTGATTGATCATTCTTAGGGCGTCTTCATATGACTTACCTCTAAATGCGAAAAGCTCAGCAGGCCAATGCTTCATAGTGGAGGCCTTTTGGGCTGTTTGCTCAGCAGACTGTAGAACAGCATGAAAGTTAGTACCTCCAAAACCAAAGGCGCTTACTCCGGCAGTTCGTTTGTCATCAGTCCAGATGCCCGCCTGAGTATTAAAACCGAACGGGCTGGTTAGAGCATTATAGAACGGGTTAGGGTTCTTGAGCTGTATAGTAGGAGGCTTCACGCCATGGTAAATAGATAAAGCTGCTTTAATAAGCCCCGCCAGGCCAGCGGCACATTTGGTATGGCCTATTTGCGTTTTTACTGATCCCAAGTGGGTTTGGTTAATAGTTGCGCCAGCCTGAAGCATGAGATCTGTGAGAGCACTAATTTCTGTTTTATCACCCACTACGGTGCCGGTACCATGAGCTTCTATGAGTCCGGCTTCAGCAGGGGAGATGCCTGCGTTTTCATAAGCACGTTCCAGTGCTTTTACCTGTCCACTTCTGCGAGGAGCTGTTAAGCCCAGGCTTTTGCCATCGCTGCTGCCTCCAACGCCTTTGATAACAGCATAAATTTTATCTCCATCAGCCTGGGCATCGGTAAGCCGTTTGAGAGCTACTACGGCTATTCCTTCACCCAATGCTATGCCATCGGCATCTTTATCGAAGGTCTGACAGCGGCCTTTTCTTGATAAGGCATGGGTGCTGGAGAACATCAGATAATCATTAATGCCATTGTGGAGGTCGGCTCCACCCGCCAGCACTAATTCAGAGCGACCTAGTATCAGTTCCTGACAAGCTAGGTCTACCGCTGCAATAGAGCTGGCACAGGCTGCATCTACGGTGTAGTTTCTGCCTCCCAGATCCAGGCGGTTACTGATTCTGCCTGATATTACGTTAGCCAGTACACCAGGGAATGAATCTTCAGTGAGTTTAGGGAGCGCTTCGTCTACCTCTTTTGGTATTTCTCCAAACAGCTGAGGAAAGAAGCAGCGGAAGCCATAGCTATTGGCTAAGTCATTACCTCCTTCTGCTCCAAATATTACAGATATGTCTTCTTTATTCACTTCTTCACCTGCGTAGCCAGCATCTTCAAGTGCCTTTTTTGCTACCATTAGGCTTAGTAATTGTGTAGGCTCTATGGCTGCTAGTGATTGTGGAGGGATACCATATTCTAGCGGGTCGAAGTCAATCTGAGGAATGAAACCACCCCACTTAGAAGGCGTTTTTTCTCCGTTCATAGAGTTAGGATCATAGTATAAATCCTTGTTCCAGCGCTCGTCTGGCACTTCGGTAACACAGTCTTTACCTTCTAAGATGTTTTTCCAATATTCATCAATATCAGAAGCGCCTGGGTAGATACATGCCATACCTACTATGGCTACATCCAGAGATTTTTGGGTAGAAGATGGGTAATCTGGAAGTAATGCTTTTTCTATGACTGACTGATTGTTCACAGCTACATCATGGTGAAGCTCAGCCATTGGCACTATTTTATTTCTGAGCGCAGCTACTTCACCGATCATGTACATGCCGGAGGTGAGTTGCTCATCAGTTTTTATTTCCACTAGCCCTGCTGCTTGTCTTTCAATGCCTTTAGAGGCGATTCTCAGTCTGCCCACATTGAGTTCTTCCAGCTTCATCCAGATCTCTTTCTTATCGAGGCCTTCTTCTATCATGCGCTTTTTCTCATTATTGAAAAAGTCTGCAAAAGGAGTATTGAGGCAACGTGTTTCATGACCTGGAGCGGTTTCCAGCAGCACGGTGTCGGTATGTTCTATTGCCTGATCCTGGAATTCCTGTAAAATGGCTCCGCAGGAAACGGCCTCTTCAGTAAACAGATAACTGGTGCCCATTAATACTCCAATTTTTGCGCCTTTGGCAGCTAACGGCGCGGCCATAGTGGCTATCATGGAAGCGGAAAGGGCATCATGTATGCCTCCCGCAAATATGATGTTGAAGTCTTCCGCTTTATCTTCTTCTAGCAGTCGATCGATTTGTCTTTC includes the following:
- a CDS encoding type I polyketide synthase, whose product is MSMYKIFMVTPCEYPDVSLVLSILKTAAYPVLHLGRNKEKAIEALNLLTEKTYKPFGVCIETQELADLELPEQVTSVISSSTVNLTLPKGKEWYIQVTNATEAKEAQDKQADAIIIKGNESAGKVAYESSFILFQRIKEVISLPILIQGGAGLHTSPALIMAGASGVVLDSQLALFSESKLPQALKDTLSKVDGTDTKLIDGHRVLIRPNSPKLPEAPTFKDLEPLLGGLDISESIITIGQDINIARNLKAKFNTIKKMVRGLQEAIHAHIKQAKSIPVLAPGNAFASTFNIKYPIAQGPMTRVSDEPEFANAVAEAGGLPFIALSLVKGQKAIDMIENTKKLAGDKTWGVGILGFAPQELRDEQMKYIKDAKPPVVLIAGGRPSQAKPLEELGIKTFLHVPSTSLLDMYLKEGAKGFVFEGRECGGHVGPLSSLVLWERQIDRLLEEDKAEDFNIIFAGGIHDALSASMIATMAAPLAAKGAKIGVLMGTSYLFTEEAVSCGAILQEFQDQAIEHTDTVLLETAPGHETRCLNTPFADFFNNEKKRMIEEGLDKKEIWMKLEELNVGRLRIASKGIERQAAGLVEIKTDEQLTSGMYMIGEVAALRNKIVPMAELHHDVAVNNQSVIEKALLPDYPSSTQKSLDVAIVGMACIYPGASDIDEYWKNILEGKDCVTEVPDERWNKDLYYDPNSMNGEKTPSKWGGFIPQIDFDPLEYGIPPQSLAAIEPTQLLSLMVAKKALEDAGYAGEEVNKEDISVIFGAEGGNDLANSYGFRCFFPQLFGEIPKEVDEALPKLTEDSFPGVLANVISGRISNRLDLGGRNYTVDAACASSIAAVDLACQELILGRSELVLAGGADLHNGINDYLMFSSTHALSRKGRCQTFDKDADGIALGEGIAVVALKRLTDAQADGDKIYAVIKGVGGSSDGKSLGLTAPRRSGQVKALERAYENAGISPAEAGLIEAHGTGTVVGDKTEISALTDLMLQAGATINQTHLGSVKTQIGHTKCAAGLAGLIKAALSIYHGVKPPTIQLKNPNPFYNALTSPFGFNTQAGIWTDDKRTAGVSAFGFGGTNFHAVLQSAEQTAQKASTMKHWPAELFAFRGKSYEDALRMINQVKELLTGNDKTPLKNLAYSLATYNDEPVQLTIVANDYHDLMEKLELTSRGVSEQGIYKTETKEGKVAFMFPGQGSQKVNMARDLFVAFPEMRKLLKDRPDLQKILFPSAAFDSDLVKEQTENIKDTRNAQPLLGVVDYAIASYLKQLGIMPDMVAGHSYGELPALCFAGVIDEYDLVDLSITRAQSILNAIDGDPGTMLAVSITTDELEDLLKDEEGVYPVNLNAPKQQVLAGATDTITAFAEKIKAQGVSCKLIPVACAFHSPLLAGAKGLYSKVLEDYAFGKPSVDVWSNTTAAIYPTEAADIKERLSDHLVNPVKFSEQVANMYADGARIFIEAGPGSVLTSLTKSIIDDEKVIITTERAGSGIAYLLNSIAAYLSTGRSVELSKLFNDRDVEKLDLDNPAQYAKRKTMWYVNGHYSYPAFGKLPAHGAKPITKQIKLSSNGSFTPTPTNDHQTEKLVQDYLTNVKTMVDAQRDVILSYLGHAPKAPVNYPLPQEQPKTNTTQQAIPASTPQPAQAPALTAASIKSTLMAIVSDKTGYPEDMLGMDMDMEADLSIDSIKRMEITAELKNKLGGFNLNGKNEEQVVEQLASIKTLNGLVDWVLANAPQPAATPAAQPAAAPAPTANIDIKGMLISIVSEKTGYPDDMLGLEMDLEADLSIDSIKRMEIIGELKNKLGGFGATDKSEEQLVEELSAIKTLSGLISWLENRIQPPAATTSAPTATTQAAPAASTSGGAPSQEEVKKMLTNIISEKTGYPEDMLGMDLDMEADLSIDSIKRMEIINDLKNQLGGFKSNGKSEEALIEELASIKTLQGLVNWICSASAPAAEPSTTTAATNGITPAADIPKKTGLKERLVRLMFKLTNSKDIDSNQSIIQNKKFAITNDGGKIAESAKSLLENSGAQVDIVSEVTDLKGYDGLILLDIFESSKRPQIIDFVSLIKRLDPQKAQWIYVISDLKAHFKMSKDISMLRNFQGYSGFLKSLNKELPHTHCRTINLENPLPDNDIANIMLHELFLQDNHIEVFYKGNQRQTYELVPTELASGTAPEVTLDSESVVLVLGGAQGITAEMMIRFSREYACNYVLVGRSADPREEAEDAYTFMLDKDELKKAIIKEGSLKKPAEIEAKTNRIYKRNQILATIRSLEANGAKVNYKALDLRNEAALSGLIDDLYNQYGRIDGVVHGAGLLEDKLFQDKTPESFERVFSTKVTPIRVMAEKLKDDVQFLVLFSSVASVYGNRGQTDYAAANSVLDIYAWELKEKFKGKTISINWGPWKGAGMVSPTLAREYERRGIALIPLEEGMESFVNEIKYGKDSQVLIMAE